The following are from one region of the Gemmatimonadota bacterium genome:
- a CDS encoding ATP-binding cassette domain-containing protein: MSAPRKGPPSPKPLLRLWPRVRPYRRGLLIAGVTLLLSSCLALSFPLVVRYLLDAAFERHDRHLLDQIALGLLAIFATTAVLNYIQTYFLSATGERAVAGLRRELFGKLLEMPPGFFADRRTGELTSRLTVDIGLLQGILSHQLADFTRQLLALVGGVVILTWMQPKLMLTAVGVVPIVALSALIFGKRLKSITTSVQDQLADSTALAEEAFGQIRVVQGFAQEPYERERFATRVGRVVTASLHRARVRATFFGVITFTTFSAVTAVLWMGGRLVLSGQLTPGQMVSFLLYTVSIAAAFGALATFFSAYQEAVGAAQRVFELLETVSPVADPPIPVPLPHPVRGAVTFDDVTFAYRADAAEPTIQGLTLRIAPGEVVAVVGPSGAGKTTLASLLPRFWDVDGGAIRLDGIDIRDLTLADLRHAIGIVPQEPALFSGTVRENIAYARPDASAEDVVAAAQVANAHEFIVNLPEQYDTVVGERGVKLSGGQRQRIAIARAVLKDPAVLVLDEATSSLDNESERLVEMALERLLVGRTTLIIAHRLSTVQRADRLVVLDAGKIVEEGTHAELLRRGGIYARLFQMQWRGGENLAEALAALKQQG, from the coding sequence CTGAGCGCCCCGCGGAAGGGCCCCCCATCGCCCAAGCCGCTCCTCCGGCTCTGGCCGAGGGTGCGGCCGTATCGGCGCGGATTGCTGATCGCAGGGGTCACACTGTTGCTGTCGTCGTGTCTGGCGCTCTCCTTCCCGCTGGTGGTCCGCTACCTCCTCGACGCCGCGTTCGAGCGCCACGATCGCCACCTGCTTGATCAGATCGCCCTCGGCCTCCTCGCCATCTTCGCGACCACCGCCGTCCTCAACTACATCCAGACCTACTTCCTCTCGGCCACCGGTGAACGCGCCGTGGCCGGCCTGCGCCGTGAGCTCTTCGGCAAGCTGCTGGAGATGCCGCCCGGCTTCTTCGCCGACCGACGCACCGGCGAGCTGACCTCGCGACTCACCGTCGACATCGGTCTGCTGCAGGGAATTCTCTCGCACCAGCTCGCCGACTTCACCAGGCAGCTGCTGGCACTGGTCGGTGGCGTGGTCATCCTCACCTGGATGCAGCCGAAGCTGATGCTGACCGCTGTCGGCGTGGTGCCGATCGTGGCCCTCTCGGCGCTGATCTTCGGCAAGCGGCTCAAGTCGATCACCACGTCGGTGCAAGACCAGCTGGCCGACTCGACCGCACTCGCCGAGGAGGCGTTCGGTCAGATCAGGGTGGTGCAGGGATTTGCGCAGGAGCCGTACGAGCGCGAGCGCTTCGCCACGCGCGTCGGGCGGGTGGTGACGGCGTCCCTGCACCGTGCGCGGGTGCGCGCCACCTTCTTCGGCGTGATCACCTTCACCACCTTCTCCGCGGTGACGGCGGTACTCTGGATGGGCGGGCGGCTGGTTCTCTCGGGCCAGCTCACCCCTGGCCAGATGGTCTCCTTCCTCCTCTACACCGTGAGCATCGCGGCCGCTTTTGGCGCGCTCGCGACCTTCTTCTCGGCGTACCAGGAGGCCGTGGGTGCGGCGCAGCGGGTCTTCGAGCTGCTCGAGACCGTCTCGCCGGTGGCCGACCCGCCGATCCCTGTCCCGCTGCCCCACCCGGTGCGCGGGGCGGTGACCTTCGACGACGTCACCTTTGCCTACAGGGCGGACGCGGCAGAGCCGACCATCCAGGGCCTGACGTTGCGCATTGCCCCGGGCGAGGTCGTGGCGGTGGTGGGCCCCTCAGGCGCCGGCAAGACCACTTTGGCATCGCTGCTGCCCCGCTTCTGGGACGTCGACGGCGGTGCGATCCGTCTCGACGGGATCGACATTCGCGACCTCACGCTCGCCGACCTCCGCCACGCCATCGGCATCGTCCCGCAGGAGCCGGCGCTCTTCAGCGGCACCGTGCGCGAGAACATTGCCTATGCCCGCCCCGACGCCTCGGCAGAAGACGTTGTGGCGGCGGCCCAGGTGGCCAATGCCCACGAATTCATCGTGAACCTGCCCGAGCAATACGACACCGTGGTCGGCGAACGGGGCGTCAAGCTCTCTGGCGGCCAGCGGCAGCGAATTGCGATCGCGCGGGCCGTGCTCAAGGACCCGGCGGTGCTGGTGCTCGACGAGGCGACGTCCTCGCTGGACAACGAGAGCGAGCGGTTGGTCGAGATGGCGCTTGAACGGCTACTGGTGGGGCGCACCACGCTGATCATCGCCCACCGGCTCAGCACGGTGCAGCGCGCCGACCGGCTGGTCGTGCTGGACGCCGGCAAGATCGTCGAGGAAGGGACGCACGCCGAGCTGCTGCGGCGCGGCGGCATCTACGCGCGGCTCTTCCAGATGCAGTGGCGCGGCGGGGAGAACCTGGCGGAGGCGTTGGCGGCGTTGAAGCAGCAGGGGTGA
- a CDS encoding protoheme IX farnesyltransferase → MTDAAPNAVALPQPSLLADLVTLTKPRIISLLLVTTIAPMFITPAGMPGWALIGWVTLAGYLMAGGANAINMWFDRDIDDRMTRTKLRPVPSGRMPANAALLFGITLGAVAFTLFWTFVNPLSAWLALAGLLFYVFIYTVWLKRSSPQNIVIGGAAGAFPPLVGWAAMTGSVDLGALYLFAIVFYWTPPHFWALALNKQRDYGNAGIPMMPNVHGVPETKRQMLLYTLMLIPFTLMPAVVGIQGLFYGVAATLLGARFLQLCWVIAKEEGVTPTTWRLYKYSLSYLALLFVAMAVDRWVPFGHRAIQAQEIQLGSATPLTPDAARGVRRPHRPLS, encoded by the coding sequence ATGACTGACGCTGCCCCCAACGCCGTGGCCCTGCCCCAGCCCTCCCTGCTGGCGGACCTCGTCACCCTGACCAAGCCGCGGATCATCTCGCTGCTGCTGGTCACCACCATCGCCCCGATGTTCATCACCCCCGCCGGCATGCCGGGCTGGGCGCTGATCGGCTGGGTCACGCTGGCGGGGTACCTGATGGCCGGCGGCGCCAACGCGATCAACATGTGGTTCGATCGGGACATCGACGACCGGATGACGCGGACCAAGCTGCGCCCGGTCCCGTCCGGTCGGATGCCGGCCAACGCCGCCCTCCTCTTCGGCATCACCCTCGGCGCCGTCGCCTTCACGCTCTTCTGGACCTTCGTCAATCCGCTCTCGGCCTGGCTCGCGCTCGCCGGCCTGCTCTTCTACGTCTTCATCTACACGGTGTGGCTCAAGCGCTCGTCGCCGCAGAACATCGTGATCGGTGGGGCCGCCGGCGCCTTCCCGCCGTTGGTCGGCTGGGCCGCGATGACCGGGTCGGTGGACCTCGGCGCGCTCTACCTCTTCGCGATCGTCTTCTACTGGACCCCGCCGCATTTCTGGGCGCTGGCCCTCAACAAGCAGCGCGACTACGGCAACGCCGGGATCCCGATGATGCCGAACGTGCACGGCGTCCCCGAGACGAAGCGGCAGATGCTGCTCTACACCCTGATGCTGATCCCCTTCACGCTGATGCCGGCCGTGGTGGGCATCCAGGGGCTCTTCTACGGCGTGGCCGCCACCCTGCTCGGCGCCCGCTTCCTCCAGCTCTGCTGGGTGATCGCCAAGGAAGAGGGGGTCACCCCGACGACCTGGCGCCTCTACAAGTATTCGCTCTCCTACCTGGCGCTGCTCTTCGTCGCCATGGCCGTCGATCGCTGGGTGCCGTTCGGCCACCGCGCGATTCAGGCGCAGGAGATCCAGCTCGGCAGCGCCACGCCACTGACTCCCGATGCCGCCCGCGGCGTCCGGCGCCCACACCGACCACTGAGCTGA
- a CDS encoding amino acid permease: MDERLPRHLGLWSAAAVLVGTTIGSGIFRVPREVAAALGDPKAMLLIWVVGGIVTLTGALTIAELAAAYPRSGGIFAYILEAFGPLPAFLYGWAELTVIRAAAIGGISLVFATYLGEFFPLDDRQERWVASGVILLIALLNYLGVGLASLLMNVTTILKYGAMLGLGLFAFTVGGGTVANFVTPSPAATVTLSTMLTALVPIMWTYDGWSNLSFIGGEVKEPGRNLPRALILGTVAIVAIYLFVNAAYLYMIPAAEMATIQRVASETASRIALFGGAGAAIISGVVMISCFGSVNGSVMTGPRIFFAMSEQKLIFPVIARVSPRFQTPSVAIWLTAALGVTYVMQNSFAELADRFVLGSWPFYAMAVAGVFVLRKRSPDVERPYRTLGYPLTPAIFLLASLGMVANALLSNPAQNGVTFGIILVGVPVYFVWRRFGGPGRA, from the coding sequence ATGGACGAGCGCCTGCCGCGTCATCTTGGCCTCTGGAGTGCCGCCGCCGTCCTGGTGGGGACGACGATCGGGAGCGGGATCTTCCGCGTGCCGCGGGAAGTCGCGGCCGCCCTGGGCGATCCGAAGGCGATGCTGCTGATCTGGGTCGTGGGTGGCATCGTCACCCTGACGGGGGCGCTGACGATCGCCGAACTGGCAGCGGCCTACCCGCGCTCGGGGGGGATCTTTGCCTACATCCTCGAGGCCTTCGGGCCGTTGCCGGCCTTCCTCTACGGCTGGGCCGAGTTGACGGTGATCCGCGCGGCGGCGATCGGCGGGATCTCGCTGGTCTTCGCCACCTACCTGGGGGAGTTCTTCCCGCTGGATGACCGCCAGGAGCGCTGGGTGGCCTCCGGGGTCATTCTGCTGATCGCCTTGCTCAACTATCTGGGGGTGGGGCTGGCGTCGCTCCTGATGAACGTCACCACCATCCTCAAGTACGGCGCGATGCTCGGGCTGGGGCTGTTCGCCTTCACGGTGGGTGGCGGGACGGTGGCCAACTTCGTGACCCCCTCCCCGGCCGCCACGGTGACCCTCTCCACCATGCTGACGGCGCTGGTCCCGATCATGTGGACCTACGATGGCTGGTCCAACCTCTCCTTCATCGGCGGCGAGGTAAAGGAGCCAGGGCGGAACCTCCCGAGGGCGCTGATCCTCGGCACGGTGGCGATCGTGGCGATCTATCTCTTCGTGAACGCGGCCTACCTCTACATGATCCCGGCTGCCGAGATGGCCACGATCCAGCGAGTGGCGTCCGAGACGGCCTCCCGGATTGCGCTCTTTGGGGGGGCCGGGGCGGCGATCATCTCCGGGGTGGTGATGATCTCGTGCTTCGGCTCGGTCAATGGCTCGGTGATGACCGGCCCGCGGATCTTCTTCGCGATGAGCGAGCAGAAGCTGATCTTCCCGGTGATTGCCCGGGTCTCGCCCCGCTTCCAGACCCCCTCGGTGGCGATCTGGCTGACGGCGGCGCTTGGCGTCACCTATGTCATGCAGAACTCGTTTGCCGAACTGGCCGACCGCTTCGTGCTGGGGTCGTGGCCGTTCTACGCGATGGCGGTGGCGGGGGTCTTCGTGCTCCGGAAGCGGAGCCCGGACGTGGAGCGGCCCTACCGGACCCTGGGCTACCCGCTGACCCCGGCGATCTTCCTGCTGGCCTCGCTCGGGATGGTGGCCAACGCGCTGCTGTCGAATCCGGCCCAGAATGGGGTGACCTTCGGGATCATATTGGTGGGGGTGCCGGTGTATTTCGTGTGGCGGCGGTTTGGGGGGCCAGGGAGGGCGTGA